In the genome of Hydrogenophaga sp. PBL-H3, the window CAGAAACTGCCGGTCAAGGTGTTCTCCATCTTCAAGCCTGGTGCACTGCGCGATGTGGTGATGGGCAAGGACGAGGGCACGCTGGTTCATGTGTGACGCCCGCTGGCGCGCACCACTTGCTGAAATGAGGAGTTTTCATGAGCGTTGATGACATCCGCAAGACCGCCGAGCACAAGATGATGCAGTCGGTTGAAGCGTTCAAGAACGGACTGACCAAGATTCGCACCGGTCGTCCCAACCCCGCGCTGCTCGATACCGTGCACGTGGATTACTACGGCTCGATGCTGCCTCTGTCGCAGGTGGCCAACCTGACGCTGCTGGATTCGCGCACGATTGGCGTGGCGCCCTGGGAAAAAGGCATGGGTGCGAAGATCGAGAAGGCCATCCGCGAGTCCGACCTTGGTTTGAACCCGTCCAGCCAGGGCGATTTGATTCGCGTGCCCATGCCCCCCATGACCGAAGAGCGCCGCAAGGAGCTGACCAAGGTTGTGCGTGGTGATGGCGAAGCCGCCAAGATCGCCATTCGCAATCTGCGGCGCGATGCCAACGAGCAGGTGAAGAAGCTGGTGAAGGAGAAGCTGGCTTCCGAGGACGACGATCGCCGGTCGCAGGAGGACATTCAAAAGCTCACTGACCGCGTCATCAACGAGGTGGATCGTCTCGTGGCTGGCAAGGAACAGGACATCATGGCGGTCTGAGCGCCGACCCGTCCGCAATTCCACGCACCGCGCACATGCCCCAGTCCAACTCCATGCCAGACGCATCCGCGGCATCGTTGCCTCGCCACGTCGCCATCGTGATGGACGGCAACGGCCGGTGGGCGCAGAAGCGCTGGCTGCCCCGCGTGGCAGGGCACAAGCAAGGTGTTGAAGCTTTGCGCCGTGTGGTCAAGGCCTGCCTGGAGCGTGGTGTGTCCGTGCTGACCGTGTTTGCCTTTTCTTCGGAGAACTGGAGCCGCCCAGTGGAGGAGGTGTCCAGCCTGATGGATTTGCTGGTGCTGGCGCTCTCGCGCGAGGTTCCATCACTGAGTGGCAATGGCGTGCGCCTGCACTTTCCGGGTGATCGCCGCGGCTTGTCCAATCGCGTGGTGCAAGGCTTGATGGCTGCCGAGCGCGAGACTGCACACAACCACAAGCTCGTGCTGAACGTCTGCTTCAATTACGGTGGCCGCTGGGACGTGGCACAAGCCGCTCAGCGGCTGGCCGCACAAGGGCGCGAGATCACCGAAAAGAGCCTCAGCAGCGAGTTGGCCTTGGCCCATGTGCCCGACCCGGACCTGATGATCCGCACTGGTGGTGAACTTCGCATCAGCAACTTTTTGCTCTGGCAGGCCGCCTACACGGAGCTGGTGTTCACCGAATGTTTGTGGCCAGACTTTGACTCAGCGGAGTTGGATCGTGCCCTGCTGGAGTACGCCAACCGCGAGCGCCGCTTCGGTCAGACGTCAGAGCAAGTCGGCCAAGCCGAGCCCATGCTCGCGGTGAGTGGCGACCGACATGCTTAGACAGCGTGTCATCACCGCCCTGCTGCTGCTGGCGGTTCTATTGCCCGCGCTGTTTTATCCCTCCATCGAACCGTTCGCCACGCTCACGCTGTTGCTGATCGTGGCGGCCGGCTGGGAGTGGGCGCGCCTCAATGGAGTGGGCACGAGCCTCGCGCTCGCATTTGGCCTGGGTCTGGGCGCGGTGCTGGCCGCCATCTGGCTCTCGGGCGGTCTGAACCAGTCCTGGCGCACCTTGTGGATCGGCGTGGGGGCCATCTGGGTGGTTTTGTCAGTGGCCATGCTCGCGCGTGGCGTGCCGGGCTGGAGTGCATGGCCAGCTGGCCTGCGCCTGTGGTTGGGATTGGTCCTGATCGGTTGTGCGTGGCTCGCGATGGTGCAGGCCCGCCTCATGGGACTGGGTTTTTTGCTGTCGGTGCTGCTGCTGGTGTGGATGGCAGACATTGCTGCCTATTTCGGAGGCAAGGCGTTCGGGCGACGCAAGCTGGCTCCCACCATCAGCCCGGGCAAGTCGTGGGAAGGCGCCATCAGCGGTTTCATCGGTGTCTTCGTGCTGGCCGCAGCCTGGCTCTGGGCCGACGCGCAAGGTATGGGCGACGCAACCAGCCTCTATGCCCGACTCTGGGCTTTCGGGCCATTGCTCGCCATGTTGTCGCTGGCCTTCATGGTGGCCATGAGCGTGGTTGGGGATCTGGTGGAATCTCTGGTCAAGCGCAGCGCCGGTGTGAAAGATTCCAGCAATCTGCTGCCCGGCCATGGTGGTGTGCTCGATCGTGTTGATGCCTTGCTGCCCGTACTGCCTTTGGCGATGATGCTCACCACACTCTGATTTTCATGAACGTCACGCAGTCCATCACCATCCTCGGATCCACCGGCTCCATCGGCAAAAGCACGCTCGACGTGTTGGCTCGCCATCCGGACCGCTACCGTGTGTTTGCCCTAACGGCTTCTACGCAAGTCGATCTGATGCTTGCGCAATGCCAGCAGTTCGCGCCGCGTTACGCCGTGATGGTGAGTCCGTCGCACGCGAAGCAACTGGACGAACGCGTGCGCGAGCTGGGCTTGACCGTGCAGGTGCTCTCGGGCGCGCAGGCATTGAGCGACGTTTGCACCGATGTCGAGGTTGACGCGGTCATGGCTGCCATCGTGGGCGCAGCCGGCCTGGCACCCAGCCTGGCAGCCGCGCGCGCGGGCAAAAAACTGCTGTTGGCCAACAAGGAAGCCCTGGTGGTAGGTGGCGCGCTGTTCATGCAGGCGGTGCGCGATGGTGGCGCCACGCTGCTGCCCATCGACAGCGAGCACTCCGCCGTGTTCCAGTCGTTGCCTGAAGATCCGGCTTCGTGGTCACGCCGCGTGGAGAAGATCGTATTGACGGCATCGGGTGGACCGTTTCGCACGCGAGACCCCAAGACACTCGGGCAAGTGACCCCCAATGAAGCCTGCGCGCACCCCAACTGGGTGATGGGGCGCAAGATATCGGTTGACTCGGCCACCATGA includes:
- the frr gene encoding ribosome recycling factor, translated to MSVDDIRKTAEHKMMQSVEAFKNGLTKIRTGRPNPALLDTVHVDYYGSMLPLSQVANLTLLDSRTIGVAPWEKGMGAKIEKAIRESDLGLNPSSQGDLIRVPMPPMTEERRKELTKVVRGDGEAAKIAIRNLRRDANEQVKKLVKEKLASEDDDRRSQEDIQKLTDRVINEVDRLVAGKEQDIMAV
- the uppS gene encoding polyprenyl diphosphate synthase, which translates into the protein MPDASAASLPRHVAIVMDGNGRWAQKRWLPRVAGHKQGVEALRRVVKACLERGVSVLTVFAFSSENWSRPVEEVSSLMDLLVLALSREVPSLSGNGVRLHFPGDRRGLSNRVVQGLMAAERETAHNHKLVLNVCFNYGGRWDVAQAAQRLAAQGREITEKSLSSELALAHVPDPDLMIRTGGELRISNFLLWQAAYTELVFTECLWPDFDSAELDRALLEYANRERRFGQTSEQVGQAEPMLAVSGDRHA
- a CDS encoding phosphatidate cytidylyltransferase, with translation MLRQRVITALLLLAVLLPALFYPSIEPFATLTLLLIVAAGWEWARLNGVGTSLALAFGLGLGAVLAAIWLSGGLNQSWRTLWIGVGAIWVVLSVAMLARGVPGWSAWPAGLRLWLGLVLIGCAWLAMVQARLMGLGFLLSVLLLVWMADIAAYFGGKAFGRRKLAPTISPGKSWEGAISGFIGVFVLAAAWLWADAQGMGDATSLYARLWAFGPLLAMLSLAFMVAMSVVGDLVESLVKRSAGVKDSSNLLPGHGGVLDRVDALLPVLPLAMMLTTL
- the ispC gene encoding 1-deoxy-D-xylulose-5-phosphate reductoisomerase, with the protein product MNVTQSITILGSTGSIGKSTLDVLARHPDRYRVFALTASTQVDLMLAQCQQFAPRYAVMVSPSHAKQLDERVRELGLTVQVLSGAQALSDVCTDVEVDAVMAAIVGAAGLAPSLAAARAGKKLLLANKEALVVGGALFMQAVRDGGATLLPIDSEHSAVFQSLPEDPASWSRRVEKIVLTASGGPFRTRDPKTLGQVTPNEACAHPNWVMGRKISVDSATMMNKALEVIEACYLFGVAPAQIEVVIHPQSVIHSMVQYNDGSVVAQLGTPDMRVPIAYGLAWPERMASGAAALDFSSLGALTFEKPDDQRFPGLRLAWNSLNGPVGTTAVLNAANEVAVAAFLDQRLRFDQIHAVNDATLQALVPSKPGDLSDLLAIDQQARHLAQTQVERLAR